In one window of Sandaracinaceae bacterium DNA:
- a CDS encoding GGDEF domain-containing protein — MHLSGSPTRPPRSRMPRALRTLGNPLEWTDIQKTILIFFPPIPFTLFYLYRVNGLLADPTVEPYISRPALATTHSFLVGILSAFSGLFVLWFVLRRREGTHDLFVRAVIHSWFVLMGLGAYLVGPFSTPVLIGYQAGGMAVFLLFDVRRAAQGGLVGLLVIVGTTILERAGLLLYGPVFSSVVFAGERPPDVWVYLNLAFTVVLTAAVLAGTGLAMALARARQEEINELLATDVLTGLANRRGLEDMLEREITRAQRFDAPLAVVMLDLDHFKRVNDTHGHRAGDAVLQAVGEVVASHLREVDAAGRYGGEELLLVLPEAELSGARAAAERVCAAIRALVVEHDEHALRVTASAGCAALVPGQPRSGEQLVRAADAALYRAKERGRDRVEVETDPAP, encoded by the coding sequence ATCTTCTTCCCTCCCATCCCGTTCACGCTGTTCTACCTCTACCGCGTGAACGGGCTGCTCGCGGATCCCACCGTCGAGCCATACATTTCGCGCCCCGCGCTCGCCACCACACACAGCTTCCTGGTCGGCATCCTCTCGGCCTTCTCGGGGCTGTTCGTCTTGTGGTTCGTCCTGCGCCGCCGCGAGGGCACACACGACCTCTTCGTGCGGGCGGTGATCCACTCGTGGTTCGTGCTGATGGGGCTTGGCGCCTACTTGGTGGGGCCGTTCTCGACGCCGGTGCTGATCGGGTACCAGGCGGGCGGCATGGCCGTGTTCCTGCTGTTCGATGTCCGACGGGCGGCGCAAGGGGGATTGGTCGGGCTCCTGGTCATCGTGGGCACCACCATCCTCGAGCGCGCCGGCCTCCTGCTCTACGGACCGGTCTTCAGCTCCGTCGTGTTCGCAGGCGAGCGCCCCCCCGATGTGTGGGTCTACCTCAACCTCGCGTTCACGGTGGTCCTCACCGCCGCGGTGCTGGCGGGGACGGGTCTCGCCATGGCGCTCGCGCGGGCACGCCAGGAGGAGATCAACGAGCTGCTGGCCACCGACGTGCTCACGGGGCTCGCCAACCGGCGCGGTCTCGAGGACATGCTCGAACGTGAGATCACGCGCGCCCAGCGCTTCGATGCACCGTTGGCGGTGGTCATGCTGGACCTCGACCACTTCAAGCGTGTGAACGACACCCACGGCCACCGCGCCGGGGACGCGGTGCTGCAGGCCGTCGGCGAGGTCGTGGCGTCGCATCTACGCGAGGTGGACGCCGCAGGGCGCTACGGTGGCGAGGAGCTTCTGCTGGTGCTGCCGGAGGCCGAGCTCTCGGGCGCTCGCGCCGCCGCCGAGCGCGTGTGCGCTGCCATCCGCGCGCTGGTGGTGGAGCACGACGAGCACGCGTTGCGCGTCACCGCCAGCGCTGGGTGCGCGGCGCTGGTCCCGGGTCAACCCCGCAGCGGCGAGCAACTGGTGCGCGCCGCCGACGCCGCGCTCTATCGCGCGAAGGAGCGTGGCCGGGACCGCGTGGAGGTCGAGACGGACCCCGCCCCTTGA
- a CDS encoding RNA polymerase sigma factor, whose amino-acid sequence MTYALIPIQRVAAPAPDDEFLVMRALSGDHWAEEALYRRHVGDVLCLARRMLRNDADAEDVVQDVFVSAFDELEDLQNADRFGAWVRRMTVNRVYKRMRRQRLRRLLGLDRTFEACAPLASQASERAGQEARADLRIIDRALDRLGAAERIAWILRRLHGHSLGEVADLVGCSLATAKRRIARADGVVKTLMEGP is encoded by the coding sequence GTGACCTACGCCCTCATCCCGATTCAGCGCGTCGCCGCGCCCGCTCCCGACGACGAGTTTCTCGTCATGCGGGCGCTCAGCGGGGACCATTGGGCGGAGGAAGCGTTGTACCGACGTCACGTGGGCGACGTGTTGTGCCTGGCGCGGCGCATGCTTCGCAACGACGCCGACGCGGAGGACGTGGTGCAGGACGTGTTCGTCTCCGCGTTCGACGAGCTCGAGGACCTGCAGAACGCGGACCGCTTTGGCGCGTGGGTCCGGCGCATGACGGTGAACCGGGTCTACAAGCGCATGCGTCGTCAGCGCTTGCGCCGCCTGCTCGGGCTCGACCGCACGTTCGAGGCGTGCGCGCCGCTCGCGAGCCAGGCCAGCGAGCGCGCGGGTCAGGAGGCGCGGGCCGACCTGAGGATCATCGATCGCGCGCTGGATCGCCTCGGCGCGGCAGAGCGGATCGCGTGGATCCTCCGGCGCCTTCACGGGCACTCGCTGGGCGAGGTGGCGGACCTCGTGGGGTGCAGCTTGGCCACGGCGAAGCGCCGCATCGCGCGTGCTGACGGAGTCGTGAAGACGCTCATGGAGGGCCCATGA